gtctctatttatattattaaatatgataatttatgttttttgtggtaatatgattttagtaAGGAACGGAACGTTTGATTTCTGTGACAACTGACAAATGTCAACACATGGCTTCATGAATCTTTGTGCCCGctattttctaaaatctaaatataagtgCGGTTTGCTTAAgtacaaattaacataatattataaattatacaactatAATCTCTGTCGTAATGGATGTTGAAACCGTAAGtgtttggtttattttatttgtatgacgCTGATTTCCCGCCTTTGAGTGTTTTgtcatattaatgttatataaatgtgttttattaggGACCTCTGTCTAAGAAGCAATGCAcgttttaacttaataatacaagaaagtaaaacaattaataagaaagCCACCAACGCCACTagctataaatgaaaaaaacgtATGAGTGGATTTGCTTGGCGCAGCGACTAAACGCCACCGCTACCACTTGTCCCAGGATATTGCCTCAGCAACTTCGTctaaaatgaaagaatttaaagaagaatgCTCGTAAGAGAacaaaggaaaaaataatgaaatataataatattatatgcctaaacaaaaattaatagactaatttaataaatgtaaattttaaaaacaaacatttaatattaagaaataaagaacTTAGAACTAATGAAAAACTAGTCTTAgttagaaatgttttaattaaaaatagaaaagttaAGGAAGTAATTGGTTGtagagaatattattaattagcatagtatagtttactattttatagggtttggtttacatattataagaatataatgaaataaagtttatattatgttatgtttttatttctttttcctaatatttcattacattacatggttataataaataaaaatttaattttataggtagattaactacataatttattcaaattttaactGAGTTTcttctaagaaaaataagtactagtattttatatgtacaaaaggacatttaaataccacatgtttgtttctgctagaattatattaattttcccaaaataataatgaataaggcttgttctttcagttatgtcttgatttccttcattaacttcttgacttgaaattgtatcaagtgttggaactaaaacttctgccggtatatctacaaattataatccttacaaatattttgcataacagCTGTGGCAATAATAATAGCTTGAACTTTAGCTAGtgataaatacaatgttaaagcAACATTTCCATACTCCAATGTtctgaaaaaacaaatatttaaacctTACATCATGTTTCGTTTGGGTCACATATCCTGCAACTTTTTGACATAGTATAGTTATTAATactctaaattatactatatatttacctgtctatagtattcctattcttaatgtgtaTTTCATCTTATATCTGGTCAGCCAGAGAAATGGTGTTAATGAATATGGTATATTTGAGTAAGCACTATTAACAACAATCCAGTGATTTCTCAGTAGACCTGTATGATATtaagctataaacaaatatacatgttaatttagttggcacatttatcaagttctaccttcttatcaatcaatttgaattaacttgtagAACTGAGTTTACAAATGTTGTTGCATCATGAACGGCACCAGGCCATGGGGcacaacattaataaattttatttctgcatcacacacagcctatacatttaaagagaaatatccttttcaattacgatattattcaccaattacgtcacctaaagaaaatgatgctgcttattattattacaacttcatactataatgtacaatgttaaataatatataaattacttacatgatgATTGAATTCGTAAATGAGTGCAATCAATGGCAACAATTCTAAGAAATCCAGCaatttcatgtaatttttCTGTACTCTGTTggtgtataaaaacatactcgTAAGCTAGCTTATCAATTGCAGATGATATATCACCAACAACTTCACTATCCCAATCGGGTAATTGCATTAAAACTTCCAAATCACTATCACGAGAACTGGAGAACGACGAAAATGAACACATTTTActaatgaatataaagttGGATGATCGTAACATGGATCGGCCATAAGCCATAAACCTTCAAATTTCTCCGATAGCTATCCGGAATTGATTTGGCCAATCTGAGCAACTGTCAAAATGGACATACAGGTTATTGGCATGTGTAAACacaaattttcatacagaGGGCAATCTTCAATCTCTGATCGGTCCTCTGAAGGATTGGTTgaaaaaatacattggtaACTCAATCTATGATATGAATATTGGCATGCTTTTCTGTAGAAATGGATTAAATTGTCGATCTAAGTAGGCTAAAATTGGATTGAGATTGAATATTAGTTTTGGCCGTATATGTAACATTTCTTACTAGTCCAGTTCACCTTACCTTATCTTAGTAGCCAATTTCTGTCTATTCTGAGTCCGACAGAGTCCCTTGTAGGTACaaaggctgtttcagcgcagaggaatcagtcacacACAGTAGTCCTCGAATGCTGTTGCTTCCCAACGAGCAGACACCCGTGGATCAGGGAGGTCGCTCGAGCgtctggaaggagctaggcttAATTAGCCAGGACCTGGGGTACAACGGGCCAAATGTAAGTGTAGAAACTGATTCCACCTTACTGCGAGTCTTATTTAACTATTTGGGGATGTACGACTCagtctttaattaattgttaaaacatacataaaatttataaaatatttctcagATAACTTATCCCgtattttgtacatataataataacaaagatGGCGCATAGGGCACGGTTCCAAGCGTCTTTTTAACCAAAGAATTTAATTACTGTACAATAAATAACGGTTCCTTGGCCATTGATACGCAATTTTATATCAGAATAATAAGCCCTGTGTACATACCTCGTTTTCATATATTCTTAACATgaaaggcacacaattgtAAGCCGTAAGAATATGGAGAACGTTTGGGAACAATGAGAGAGGTGAGGCtgataatactaatattttgcCCTTACAATAGTTGGCAATACGCACAAACActcgaaaaataaatatgaaaatataagtGTTTTCGAACAATTAACGGACATTTTGGGGTcggttttatttatgtaacataattaaatataacattaatatagtGTTaaccattataaaaaaaaaatatattaataggtACCTATCGGCTTGTGGCAAAAGGCGTTATACCGATTCAATTAATCCAGGATCATCATAATATGCATGGAGTTGTAGGCAATTTCAAAACAAGCACTTTACCATATTAAACCTGTTGATGTCTAGACTTAAGAACATTCGGTTCAAAGATACTTTACTCCTCAAAGAGTTACATTCACTTAGTGAGAAAATTTTGAGTAGGTTAGTTAAATACATCgtgttatgaaattatttgaaaataatcattttttatgtaataggaggcaaacgggttGACATTTAATAATAGCAGGCTCACCTAAATGTCAAGtgacaccgccgcccatgcacactcacattgccagatggctcgcaagtgcgttgctagcctttcaagaattaataagcacttttcttgaaggtaATTGAATTCATTCGGAAATGGTTCAGTTGGCAGCTGCCttcacatagcggtggtgcgcggcaaaactgCGTGCGTTCCAGGTCGTAGTTTTTCGAGGTAAACTCAAATTCAAACTCAAAGTATCTTTAtccatataggtaaacaagtatacttatgaacgtcaaaaagaagtgATACGGATGGTGCACCGTAAAATTTTGGTCTCTGTGGTAGTGACCCTTgtaaaatggttttatttcttttaaactgGATggcaatttattatatatttgtgcgccttgatacataatattaagttttccGTAATTAGTGCTAGGTTGTGTTAAACATAATTGATCAATATTTCTTAAAGTATtgatttatatgaattaaattgttaataattttgtatattaaaataaacgtatTGTAAACGTACGTCCGATTTATACTCATAAATTTGTTATCTCTGTATTAATGTCtctgtaattctttttttgttgtgtttgttattgtcataaaatttatgaatacctaaccaccatattaagtaagccagacttttgttacgatagcaattttttttagtgcGCCAGCACTATGCTTTTaaggcgtttgacataacatgaACAGAATGCGGGCTGCAAATATTGGTAaggaggatgtaagaaaaatttatatcgtaaaaacaaatgcttcgctagttaataaaatacattatagtcgctaattgtttgtggcattaatcttgaaaatccatgtttttcacatggccagttatatgtcgacTGTTCCCGtttcggaataccaacaaaactatttatatacgcgccagaaaaacaaacaaagaatatcataaatcattacaataataaccactttgtttctgaaatattttttagataattttaccAATTcgtaatcaatattcatagttaaccAGGAAGCTTTGAAGAACTTTGGGAAACACCGCACATACCAACATTCCTCGCAAACTGAGAATTGTATAAAGATATTCTATTTCTAGAATAAAAATCACAACATAGTCTGGTATAAGTAATGTAGCCGTATATAATCCGGTGTCACTCATACTTATTCCGGAAGGCGTAAGTGGATTAGGGGAATTAGCGTCGGATCAATACAATCGACCCTTCTTCGGTATTTAGTTTTACTTCGATTTTATTCTACTTTGTAGGAGCGATTGTTATATCGACTGTATATATCTTGAATCATTAATACacagtgtatatatatacagtgcCGTTTTATAAAGCTTTCATGTGCCtctgagcagtgttagcctaggcgtcagcgtgtgactctgatccctgaggtcgttaGTTCGGAGCCCGTCTATACACCAATaaactttctgtctatgtatttatgtagGAAACTATCGTGAGAAACCGGTCTTAGACTCAAGAGGTGTGTGTCACGTACAAAAGGTCTATTaccaattatatattatctactTGCCAGTTAGAAAAAAcgaatgatcacgaaacacatacagaaatctgaccCCCAGGCCCGGACCTATAAAAGTGGTAGGagattcttaaaaataaaagtccaTGATTTGAACAGACTCGAGAGTCATACTATTGCAGGTAGGTCACTAGCCGCCTTagcagaaaatatttaaaaaaattctaaaaattgCTATCAACtaaaaatttttttagaaattttaaacGTATATTTTATCTGTCTTAATCATACtatgtgagcagtgttggcctagtggcttcagcatgcgactctcatccctgaggtcgtaggttcgatccctgggtgtgcaccaatagattttatttctatgtgcgcataacattagctcgaacggtgaaggaaaacatcgtgaggaaaccggcttgtcttagacccaaaaagtcaacgaagtgcgtcaggcatagaaggctacctacttgcccattcgattaacaaaagatcatgaaacagatacagaatctgaggcccagacctaaaaaggttgtagcgccattttatttttttttatcatactaTGCGGCAATGAACTTCTATTGAAGTAGGTAAGTACTTACTACTTACTAAACAAGATAGTCTTCGTAGACGGGAAACCTGCACATATGAATGCTAAAACACAATTCCaacattcataaaaacataaaagatttGTATTGAATCCGGAATACAAAATTCggtatcataaaaaatcttCAGAGAGCTCCAAAAATAATTTcgccaaaatatatttcacgCGAACGCTCTATTACATCAGCATAAATATCATATCATTTGGCCAAGAACGAGcgctgtaatataaaaataaaaagtgttgCCTTGTACAAGCAATTTCATTCgaagtaaaaaaatctggGTCAGGACTCAGGTAACTCGTACGAGGATTTAGGCTTCTAGATGGAATTAAAGCTTTAAGGCTTATTGTATGTTGAAGATGTTTTTGctcacttattttaatttcacaaGGGtcgtttcattattttttataaaaggttTTATGATTTCTTGTTTTCTAATAATATGTTCTtagataattttctttaatatactAGAAGCTCCTGcaaacttcgtttctccttaatgtgattTTTACTTAGTCTACCTTTTTGgtacataccaacatggaacattttgctatgctacctgGTTTTCCGGAATGAAACATACTTTAGGttttttttgtgaatatttctctatataaacctCAGAGTTCAAGTTATAACTTTCTAATTACCAAATGAAATGTAGCGTTTGATAGTAGGTGAAAGTTTAAGattgtatgtattgtatgtagctgattctcagacttactgaatatgcacataaaatttcataagaatcgCTCGaaccgtttcggaggagtatgggaacctTTTTATCgatcacatttttgggttacgcgtcacattcttctgttacgtgccatctttttcttgtcgctaccacggttgattcgaagagattcgaagccattaataacaaaaatatataataaggaaaacaatgatagtaataattctattacaattaatgaaactctgtaataatcttaatagtaaaaagataaaatgaaataattgtattatttgtattcatgtctatgataataaaagattttgttaaacttaatctaattttattttagctaaccaatttctgttaagttgcatatagtagatcatttattgaaaaataaggtaatACAGTACACTTCTTACGTCTGTAAACTAGTAGAGGcagccttttttttaaatcatcatACTACCGCATTGGTAAGGTGAGGTACTATTACCTACCTACTGATACCTATGTATCCATTGCATAAAACCATTCGCCCTGTGTTTGTTTTCTGACAAAGTCTTACGTTAGAAGGCATAAACAGATATAGTGTTTGCTTCATACACCAATATTGAACACAGACATTAGTTTATTAACGTAATTATTcctctttaattatagtaaatgCCGTCAGAATAATTAGGTTACAAATACTGAAACAAGAATTTCAATATAGATTTTACCATTTACAGCATATCATTTGGTATTAATCCTTTTACATCCGTGTAGCATACAATTGGATGCGGAATCACGATCCCGCTTGGACCACGGAAATACGACCACAAATCTGTGTCTATATAATGAAAGCATTATGTTATCTGTGTAATACATAACAAGGTTTTACTTTGACATAATTTGACCTGGACAAATTCGAAGTTACATACGAatactctttataatataatcatagGTAAAATAACTATTCAGTAGCAGATTCTGTATGTTTACACAGCGTACCAatgccataaaaaaaattattaagaaccACGAAATAGTTCGTAAAAGTTAAGGTaatgtaaaaattgtttaaatatttttttaacgagAGCAGTGCTGGCCTAATCGCTTCAGCGGGAATCTCTCATGCCTGAGTttttaggttcgatccccggacGTACACCACTGGACTATAAgagtgcatttaacattcgctcgaagaTAAGaagaacatcgtgaggaaaacggcttgctttagacccaacaAATCGACGGCGTATATCAGGTACGTCATGAATGTTAGGCCCAGAGCTTAGAAGGTGCAactaatttttcttttaattctaTAACTACACGCTAATTTACGTTATTAACATACTTCAAGAGATTTTGAGCAATGGTGATCAATAATGGTTTTGTAAAAATGCAGCAAAATCCAACAATGGTAATGACGTTGTATGAGCTCTAatcataaaatcaaataattagtTGTCATCTTGAAGAGGCAGTCGAACAccaagatatatataatacaatttacgtTTATCGAGTTAGTTTAAACGTAAacgaaaattaaaagtaaacaattgttcactttcaaacaaaaacttattGGGTCGATTTATTAAAGTCAATTTGAAACTAATTAAACAATGGGAAAAAAGCTCCAAAAGTACAGCTTTAATTACGTGGTCGGGAAACGCATTGTTAACACAACAATAGTTAAAGTTCGCTGAAACTGAAAGAACAAAGGCTATTGTAGCAAAACCGGAATGATACAGCATTCGATGgcttataagtttatttatgacAGTTTTAAATGTGAACTATTTAAGAAACTCTTACGAATAATGGAGATTTCAATAGGTTGGCAGTCGAAAGCAACCTGGCGACATCGTTACACAACGGAGCTTTTTAAGGCTTTTGACAGTTTTAACTGGCGGCATAATCGTTCTTGAGCGACCTCTCCCGGGCCACCACGgagagtattttttaaatgtcaactATCAGAGAGAGATCGTTGAATTGGtactaaataaatgatttgttaTCAAAACCCAATTATGGTTTCTATATTTTGGTCTAGTTTGATAGGTGTAACATTAAGATTTTGGATTAAAACATTCTCAGTTACCTaccgtaaaaaatatttaacaggttttaatttaaaaacaatatataattttatttatgctccAACCATAACATATCCGAACCAAGGTAATTAAAGGCAAAGTGCTATAGCGTAGGCGAGTATATGGACCACAGATTTGACACcgattgttaataatttaactttgacattattttatatgacattttcatgcctatttatatatggctgattgtgcggatctAACCACTATATCACAAtattggcaaataaacgattattattatcagtTTTGTAAATAGCGAGTTTAGAGCGTTGAGGGTTCAAATTTGGGATGATATTATTGTTTCAGGTTGAAAGGTGTGACATGACAGGCATCAATTCcaatgaaaaattatcaatgaatAAAACACAGGAATGTCTTGCACCGTGGTACTTCAAGCGACCACAACTAAAGAGGACGCTTTTAGAAAACTCTTTCTAGCAATAGATCTTTAGCACATTACAACATTTGCATTGAACATAAATCCTTCAAAAGCCCAGACTTTCGAATACTCCGTCTATCCATTCTTAGACGTTCATACCGTTTATTTATCGCGTAATATCGCCACGGTATTGTTGGAGCCATCAATAATTCATACCCGTGAGTTATAGAGGCGACGATCTTCCTGGATTTCCTCTCGGCTCCTGATGTCCTGGTGTATTGTGTAATTCAATATTGCTATTTTGAACTTACATTTTGCAAGTTAACGTTCCTAAAGTTGGAACTTTGGGAATTTGTTGTGTGTATAACGAAAATAATAACCTaacctataaaatatatctgctactattaaaaaaaaaatacacagtagGAATTAAtaccttatttatttgtttgcaCAAACTAATTACAACACAAAAAAGAGACAAGATTAATACGGAAACAAcatcaataaataacatatataaatataataaatcaaacacACACATTCGTTATATTGTAACACATGAAACCACACCACCGTCTCTTAAAACTACCAATTGTCTTGGCATGTTTAATCGACGCAGGTAGGCCATTAAATTGCTGCCCTCCCTCAAACAGGAaaagacataataaaataaaaatgcatataACTATTCATAACAACCCTAAGAATCGTCTAACATATTTTCCATTTACTTTCATGAGACTGAAAACTGGTATTGATTTCGCATTTGTGGACTCCTCGTCTTCTTTGGTCGAGTCCAATTGTTCAAAGTCCAAATTGTCTCCATCTGGGGATGGCTTTTCTAGAAGTTCAAGAGCCTTTTCCTCATCCAATACAGCCTTTTGATGTTTGTCTTTAGTAGTGCGTGGCctacgaaataaaatatttcaaacaatatcagcatattgaattaattatttacacttcgttaccttattaaaaacaacatatataacaaaatctatatataaacatatacataagttattaggcgaCAAGCGGCCTTATTGCTGCCAAGCGATTTcatccaggcaaccctagcatggaacaataaaaaaggaaacacctacagagggtaaagaACAACTAGTAcatatatgattaaaaaaaacaaaatatctagaataaagtaaaaaataaaaatattttaataataatacagtccAAATCTGTTATATAACGACATTGACGGGATACTCCGATTTGGTCGTAagaaccgatagtcgtaacagccgatgacgttgttattaagtacctaatacaatagaatttagCCGGGACCTTTcatcaatataaccggtaagTTATTCCTAGGGTTAGTgacaattaatatgtataagtagctaattacgaAGCAGAAGATAAATGACAAGATAAATTATTCTTCAGATACCGCGAAAAGTTGGAAAAAAGATCTACGTAAACTAAATTTGTCCTAATGCGTCCTtacaattcttaaataaaaatgtttaaaatatgttcaCAGATACAGTTATAACGGATTTTAGCACTTGCTTTTacttcatataattttaaataattattataatttaaatagatttttccTTCCTGGACAAATGTCCAACTAGTTCCAGTTCTACCGAACAAATGAACTATTTCAGTAGTATTTAGATAATCACTCAAGGAATCTTAAGATAAATATCATAGAGGCATGACACGAGGTCACAtagccaataataataaaatagtttttttttaatcaattactaAATAACGGAGGGAAATTAGCGACGCAGTTAGTATgtcaaagtatatttaatatagactTACTCGTTCAAAAACTCATGATTATTGTGAAGCAgctcatattttttattttttatttcgctGACAAATTTCTCAGCGGCTTTCTTAGCAAATACATCAGCCAATTTTCGTAGATATTTCAACGAAGATTCAGACgctaaagtttttattatctcGACAGGATCAAGTTTCACTATTATCGGGTGATCTTTCCCCCAAGACTGCGTCGTGAATAGGAAAatcaattgaatttttaataacatccTTCACTGAATTTATGTtcgtaataaaagttttat
The genomic region above belongs to Pieris brassicae chromosome 9, ilPieBrab1.1, whole genome shotgun sequence and contains:
- the LOC123714283 gene encoding uncharacterized protein LOC123714283 translates to MLLKIQLIFLFTTQSWGKDHPIIVKLDPVEIIKTLASESSLKYLRKLADVFAKKAAEKFVSEIKNKKYELLHNNHEFLNEPRTTKDKHQKAVLDEEKALELLEKPSPDGDNLDFEQLDSTKEDEESTNAKSIPVFSLMKVNGKYVRRFLGLL